A section of the Naumovozyma dairenensis CBS 421 chromosome 5, complete genome genome encodes:
- the KIP2 gene encoding Kip2p, whose translation MIQKNSPPTRRGSLRSTPSHTNNVSMQSPSIRSTSSFSNIRRNITRTSSNSPANSRSSSPLRSVSSISDHFHAPRRFNTIRRTNSQTYNTKSEHSTYTGTITVAIRPKPTSNPSDVSTSSWLVTDEKTIAHDDVGEFKFDHVFNSFVSNLEIYQVINRPMIDKLFQGFNSTIFAYGMTGSGKTYTMMGCPEREQKDGLIPLSVSYLFTKIMEETLDGDKKFEIVLSYLEIYNEKIYDLLGDENNNNNNNNGTLAFGTPTRNNNNICFQNELKIRDDSKYGVRVIGLTEKRCESSEELMNWIIKGDKIRKTAETDFNARSSRSHAIVLIRLTTSDMKDGTSISSTLSLCDLAGSERATGQQERRKEGAFINKSLLALGTVISKLSTESNKNRSPTLPSPPLSSSSSSTSINSSVPGHIPYRDSKLTRLLQPALSGDSIVTTICTIDTKNESSAETLNTLRFASRAKNISLHVNRKPLVHTGEDSDDKNYKIMQLTKKLQEQQQLISTLRQDDKSLNKVSSSVYDHMPGTTSGNLIDPTIALIYAENKVLKHKLTNCEKLLDKDTVELDDPEIIEIVEMLPYEVGSLLETKIQGLQSQLRQYKEYTNELESKIRDFENANKGTSRQYPNKGSPSISNSNKENIIQDKENQILELQKMLNRKDKMIDALQSVRRLRDRALKPISSANN comes from the coding sequence ATGATTCAGAAGAATAGCCCGCCAACGAGAAGAGGCTCATTACGATCTACTCCATCTCACACCAATAACGTTAGTATGCAATCGCCTTCCATCCGTTCtacatcatcattttcaaacaTAAGGAGGAACATAACAAGGACTTCATCTAATTCACCAGCGAATAGTAGAAGCAGCTCACCATTGAGATCAGTTTCCTCTATATCAGATCATTTCCATGCACCAAGAAGATTTAACACaattagaagaacaaaCAGTCAAACATATAACACTAAGTCAGAACATTCAACTTACACGGGTACAATAACTGTTGCTATCAGACCCAAGCCCACGTCTAATCCCTCTGATGTAAGCACTTCATCGTGGCTTGTGACGGACGAGAAGACCATTGCACATGATGACGTTGGTGAATTTAAGTTTGATCatgttttcaattctttcgTGTCTAACTTAGAAATATATCAAGTTATAAATAGGCCGATGATAGATAAACTATTTCAAGGATTTAATTCTACCATTTTCGCATACGGAATGACTGGATCTGGTAAGACTTATACGATGATGGGGTGCCCTGAACGTGAACAAAAAGATGGGTTGATTCCATTGTCTGTTTCATATCTCTTCACTAAAATAATGGAGGAAACACTGGATGGCGATAAGAAATTCGAGATTGTTCTGTcatatttggaaatttataatgaaaaaatctATGATTTACTGGGGGatgagaataataataataataataataatggaacACTTGCATTTGGGACTCCCACGCgtaacaataacaatatatgctttcaaaatgaattgaaaattcGAGATGATTCAAAATACGGAGTTCGTGTCATTGGCCTCACTGAGAAAAGATGTGAAAGTAGTGAggaattaatgaattggattATAAAGGGAGATAAGATCCGTAAAACAGCTGAAACAGACTTTAATGCTAGAAGTTCTAGATCACATGCAATTGTCTTAATAAGGTTGACTACATCCGATATGAAAGATGGAACATCAATTTCTAGCACTCTTTCGTTGTGTGATCTTGCTGGCTCCGAGAGAGCTACTGGTCAACAAGAAAGAAGGAAAGAAGGTgcattcattaataaatcattgCTTGCATTGGGAACagtaatttcaaaattgagTACCGAATCTAATAAAAACAGATCACCAACTTTACCATCACCTCCATtgtcttcatcatcttcctcgacttcaataaattcttcCGTACCGGGGCATATACCTTATCGAGATTCTAAATTGACAAGGCTTTTGCAACCTGCATTAAGTGGGGATAGTATTGTTACAACAATATGCACAATTGATACAAAAAACGAATCATCAGCAGAAACTCTTAACACTTTAAGATTTGCATCAAGAgctaaaaatatttcattacaCGTTAATCGTAAACCTCTGGTTCATACAGGAGAGGACTCTGATGAcaagaattacaagattatGCAAttgacaaaaaaattacaggaacaacaacaattaataTCTACACTTCGACAAGATGATAAATCTCTAAATAAGGTATCATCTAGTGTCTATGACCATATGCCAGGCACTACTAGCGGAAACTTGATAGATCCTACTATTGCCTTAATATATGCTGAAAATAAAGTATTAAAACACAAGTTAACGAATTGTGAAAAACTATTGGATAAGGATACAGTAGAATTAGATGATCCAGAAATAATTGAGATTGTGGAAATGTTGCCATATGAAGTCGGGTCGTTATTAGAGACTAAAATTCAAGGATTACAGTCACAACTACGACAATATAAGGAATATACTAATGAATTAGAATCTAAAATACGAGATTTCGAAAACGCAAATAAGGGAACATCGCGACAATATCCAAACAAAGGCTCTCCTTCTATAAGCAACagtaataaagaaaatataatccAAGATAAAGAGAACCAAATATtggaattacaaaaaatgttAAATCGTAAGGATAAAATGATTGATGCTTTACAAAGCGTTAGAAGGTTGCGTGATAGAGCTTTGAAACCGATAAGTTCTGCGAATAActga
- the PMU1 gene encoding putative phosphomutase (similar to Saccharomyces cerevisiae PMU1 (YKL128C); ancestral locus Anc_2.442) has protein sequence MPFKSLPGYFHAYPTHESIKTPIDSSKEDHLKLTNNFKSWQQLYNSIPNDTPTTSYKLVILARHGQGYHNAAIDRYGMARWDEYWSFLNGDEFGEWLDSKLTPLGVRQVQTIGEEVLLPIFKDLGILPHVFFSSPMRRCLETFIESWTCIFNEVAHNHQDGGDGGRNVKEKVKIHILENIRETLGEHTCDKRVTHSIAVDEYQNYELKSGHVIKWKYGQDYPEEDTLWLPDHRETKEEMDIRIHGGLTELFSRLTDEQRFVSITCHSGVIGSALRNLKHPPILNLDTGKIVATVVEIKKSNLNAYERVN, from the coding sequence atgccatttaaatcattacCGGGATATTTTCATGCATACCCAACCCATGAATCTATCAAAACACCCATTGACTCATCCAAAGAAGATCACTTGAAACTAACAAACAATTTTAAATCATGGCAACAATTATACAACTCCATCCCAAACGATACCCCGACAACATCATATAAATTAGTAATCCTAGCGAGACATGGTCAAGGGTACCATAACGCTGCGATTGATAGGTACGGTATGGCCCGATGGGATGAATACTGGTCATTCTTGAATGGTGATGAGTTTGGTGAATGGTTAGACTCCAAGTTGACTCCTCTTGGGGTGAGGCAAGTTCAAACCATTGGAGAGGAGGTTTTATTGCCTATCTTCAAGGATTTAGGAATTTTACCTCATGTGTTTTTCAGTTCTCCTATGAGACGTTGTTTAGAGACTTTCATTGAATCATGGACATGTATTTTCAATGAGGTCGCTCATAATCATCAAGATGGCGGTGATGGTGGCCGTAATGTGAAGGAAAAGGTCAAGATTCACatcttggaaaatattagaGAGACTTTAGGTGAACATACTTGTGATAAACGAGTGACCCATTCTATTGCTGTTGATGAGTACCAAAATTATGAATTAAAATCTGGTCATGTAATAAAGTGGAAATATGGTCAAGATTATCCTGAAGAGGATACTCTTTGGTTACCAGACCATAGGGAAaccaaagaagaaatggaTATTAGGATTCATGGTGGATTAACTGAATTGTTCTCGAGATTAACAGACGAACAACGTTTCGTATCGATAACTTGTCATTCGGGCGTTATTGGTAGTGCTTTACGTAATTTGAAACATCCTCCAATATTGAACCTTGATACGGGGAAAATCGTGGCTACGGTCGTTGAAATAAAGAAGAGCAATTTAAATGCGTACGAGAGAGTTAATTAA
- the NDAI0E02080 gene encoding uncharacterized protein (similar to Saccharomyces cerevisiae PGM1 (YKL127W) and PGM2 (YMR105C); ancestral locus Anc_2.445), with the protein DGDGDEYDYGAVQHSXPRVDSVAIIAEYASEIPYFKKQGIYGLARSFPTSAAIDRVAAKHGLKCYEVPTGWKFFCALFDAKKLSICGEESFGTGSNHIREKDGLWAIVAWLNVLAIYNKHNPEKDASIKTIQHEFWNKYGRTFFTRYDYEHISNEDASKVVKLLQEFVSKPNVIGSAFPGDETLTVADCGDFSYTDLDGSVSDHQGLFFKLSNGARIVLRLSGTGSSGATIRLYIEKYTDDKNKYEDSADEFLKPVIATVVKFLKFKEFIGTEEPTVRT; encoded by the coding sequence AGATGGTGATGGTGATGAATATGATTATGGTGCGGTCCAGCATTCGTNTCCCCGGGTCGATTCTGTTGCTATTATCGCTGAATATGCTTCAGAAATTCCTTACTTCAAGAAACAAGGTATTTATGGGCTAGCACGTTCTTTCCCAACATCCGCTGCTATTGATCGTGTTGCCGCTAAGCATGGTTTGAAATGTTATGAAGTTCCAACTGGTTGGAAATTCTTCTGTGCTTTATTCGATGCTAAGAAATTATCCATCTGTGGTGAAGAATCCTTCGGTACCGGTTCTAACCATATCAGAGAAAAGGACGGGTTATGGGCTATTGTTGCTTGGCTAAACGTTCTAGCTATTTACAATAAACACAATCCAGAAAAGGACGCTTCCATTAAAACTATTCAACATGAATTCTGGAATAAATATGGTCGTACTTTCTTTACTCGTTACGATTATGAAcatatttcaaatgaaGATGCTAGCAAAGTCGtcaaattattacaagaattTGTCTCTAAACCAAACGTTATTGGTTCGGCTTTCCCAGGTGATGAAACTTTGACTGTAGCTGATTGTGGTGATTTCTCATATACTGATTTAGATGGTTCAGTTTCAGATCATCAaggtttatttttcaaattatccAATGGGGCAAGAATTGTCTTAAGATTATCTGGTACCGGTTCATCAGGTGCAACAATAAGattatatattgaaaaatacaCTGATGATAAGAATAAATACGAAGATTCTGCTGATGAATTCTTGAAACCAGTCATTGCTACTGTTGttaaattcttgaaatttaaagaattcattGGTACTGAAGAACCTACCGTCCGTACATGA
- the NDAI0E02050 gene encoding uncharacterized protein (similar to Saccharomyces cerevisiae ILV2 (YMR108W); ancestral locus Anc_2.441): protein MIRQATIKNAVPRRYLSRLTKPYTHYQYLRFNHYSTSSPFLKNDCNSSATARAPVASVPSRSTPAPSFNVEPAPATKLSHKLRQDPAMDNSLIGLTGGQIFHEMILRNNVDTVFGYPGGAILPVYDAIHDSSAFNFVLPKNEQGAGHMAEGYARASGKPGVVLVTSGPAATNVITPMADALADGVPMVVFTGQVPTSAIGTDAFQEADVLGISRSCTKWNVMVRSVEEMPRRINEAFEIAMSRRPGPVLVDLPKDVTAAILRNPIPVKTTLPSGALSQLTKLAHDEFILENIKKAADLINIAKKPVLYVGAGILNNMEGPRILKDLSQRAKIPVTTTIQGLGAFDQEDPLSLDMLGMHGCATANLAVQNSDLIIAVGTRFDDRVTGNISKFAPEARRAALEGNGGIIHFEISPKNINKVVEAQVAVEGDAAANIEKMLSMIFPVRARSEWLNTIKQWKKEFPYDYMRETPESKLKPQTVITKLSKLANSTGKPVIVTTGVGQHQMWTAQYWTWKNPRSFITSGGLGTMGYGLPAAIGAQVAKPEALVIDIDGDASFNMSLTELSSAVQAGTAVKVLILNNGEQGMVTQWQSLFYEHRYSHTHQLNPDFMKLADAMGLKGIRVKKQNELDSALKEFISYKGPILLEVEIEKKVPVLPMVPSGKGLDEFINYDPKVEVEQTRLRRERTGGKH, encoded by the coding sequence ATGATTAGGCAAGCTACGATAAAAAATGCTGTCCCAAGGCGGTATCTTTCACGTCTAACAAAACCATACACtcattatcaatatctAAGATTCAATCACTACAGCACCTCATCACCTTTTCTTAAGAATGACTGCAATTCATCAGCCACAGCGAGAGCCCCAGTTGCCTCAGTACCTTCAAGATCTACACCTGCTCCAAGTTTTAATGTAGAACCTGCACCTGCAACAAAACTATCCCATAAACTACGTCAAGATCCAGCAATGGATAACTCCCTAATTGGTCTCACTGGTGGCCAAATATTCCACGAAATGATTTTAAGAAACAACGTAGACACAGTCTTCGGATATCCTGGGGGCGCCATCCTCCCAGTATACGACGCCATCCATGATTCATCCGCTTTTAATTTTGTTCTACCGAAGAATGAACAAGGTGCAGGCCACATGGCTGAAGGGTACGCAAGAGCATCAGGTAAACCTGGAGTCGTCCTAGTGACTTCAGGACCTGCTGCGACGAATGTCATTACTCCCATGGCGGATGCTTTAGCTGATGGGGTTCCCATGGTCGTCTTCACGGGACAAGTACCTACTTCTGCCATTGGGACGGATGCATTCCAGGAAGCTGATGTGTTGGGTATTTCTAGATCTTGTACAAAGTGGAACGTCATGGTTAGGTCTGTGGAGGAAATGCCTCGTAGAATTAATGAGGCTTTTGAAATAGCAATGAGTCGGAGACCTGGGCCTGTTTTGGTGGATTTGCCTAAGGATGTTACGGCTGCAATTTTGAGAAATCCAATCCCAGTGAAGACTACTTTACCTTCAGGTGCTTTATCTCAATTGACTAAATTGGCTcatgatgaatttattttagaaaatatcaagaaGGCCGCCGATTTGATTAATATTGCGAAGAAACCTGTGTTATATGTCGGTGCTGGTATCTTAAATAATATGGAAGGTCCACGGATCTTGAAAGATTTAAGTCAACGTGCGAAGATTCCAGTTACTACAACCATTCAAGGTTTAGGTGCATTTGATCAAGAAGATCCATTGTCTTTAGATATGTTAGGTATGCATGGTTGTGCTACTGCTAATTTAGCTGTACAAAATTCTGATTTAATTATTGCTGTTGGTACAAGATTTGACGATCGAGTTACTGGGaatatttctaaatttgCTCCAGAGGCTCGTCGTGCTGCTTTGGAAGGTAACGGTGgtattattcattttgaaattagtccaaagaatattaataaagtCGTAGAAGCTCAAGTTGCTGTAGAAGGCGATGCTGCTGcgaatattgaaaaaatgttGTCAATGATTTTCCCTGTTAGAGCAAGATCAGAATGGTTGAATACTATAAAACAATGGAAGAAGGAATTCCCATATGATTACATGAGGGAAACACCAGAGTCCAAGCTAAAACCTCAAACTGTTATTACTAAATTGTCAAAATTAGCAAATTCAACTGGTAAACCTGTTATCGTCACTACTGGTGTTGGTCAACATCAAATGTGGACTGCTCAATATTGGACATGGAAAAATCCAAGATCATTCATTACTTCCGGTGGGTTAGGTACCATGGGTTATGGGCTACCTGCTGCAATTGGTGCCCAAGTAGCTAAACCGGAAGCTTTAGTCATTGATATCGATGGTGATGCTTCATTCAACATGTCATTAACCGAATTAAGTTCCGCTGTTCAAGCCGGTACCGCTGTTAaagttttaattttaaataatggAGAACAAGGTATGGTTACACAATGGCAATCATTATTTTACGAACATCGTTATTCTCATACTCATCAACTGAATCCAGATTTCATGAAATTAGCTGATGCTATGGGGTTGAAAGGTATCAGAGTTAAGAAGcaaaatgaattggattCAGCATTGAAAGAATTCATATCATATAAGGGCCCAATCCTCCTGGAGGTAGAAATTGAGAAGAAAGTTCCTGTTTTACCCATGGTACCATCTGGTAAGGGGCTAGATGAATTTATAAACTATGATCCGAAGGTAGAAGTTGAACAGACTAGATTGCGTCGTGAACGTACAGGCGGTAAGCATTAA
- the SPG4 gene encoding Spg4p (similar to Saccharomyces cerevisiae SPG4 (YMR107W); ancestral locus Anc_2.443): MGFWDAFSVYNRKKHVDDIGMYGTNHSNIGSSNTSYAYSKEYYVPKDGKILKNNEKVTMDSNGKVINRENNFISQDVPHMVDVSNLSQQEFKELYDNARKGEPNNRVNF; this comes from the coding sequence ATGGGATTTTGGGACGCATTTTCAGTATATAACAGAAAGAAGCATGTAGACGATATAGGGATGTACGGAACAAATCATTCCAATATTGGATCTTCAAACACCAGTTATGCATattcaaaagaatattatgTACCAAAAGATGggaaaattttgaagaataatgaaaaagtCACTATGGATTCTAATGGGAAAGTTATAAATCGggaaaataatttcatttcaCAAGATGTTCCTCATATGGTTGATGTGAGTAATTTATCACAAcaagaatttaaagaacTTTATGACAATGCAAGGAAGGGCGAACCAAATAATAGAGTGAATTTTTGA